In one Serinus canaria isolate serCan28SL12 chromosome 2, serCan2020, whole genome shotgun sequence genomic region, the following are encoded:
- the LOC103815441 gene encoding myosin-6-like isoform X4: MADAVLAALGAAAPFLRPGERERLAAQTRPFDPRSECFVPHPREEFVRGRVTGRQGGEATVQTELGETVTVKEADIHQQNPPKFDKIEDMAMLTFLHEPAVLYNLKERYASWLIYTYSGLFCVTVNPYKWLPVYNAEVVAAYRGKKRSEAPPHIFSISDNAYQNMLTDRENQSILITGESGAGKTVNTKRVIQYFASIAAIGDRKKEVTNSSKGTLEDQIIQANPALEAFGNAKTLRNDNSSRFGKFIRIHFGATGKLASADIETYLLEKSRVIFQLKAERNYHIFYQILSNKKPELLEMLLITNNPYDYSYVSQGEVTVASIDDSEELLATDSAFDVLGFTAEEKAGVYKLTGAIMHFGNMKFKQKQREEQAEPDGTEDADKSAYLMGLNSADLLKGLCHPRVKVGNEYVTKGQNVQQVYYSIGALAKAVYEKMFNWMVVRINNSLDTKQPRQYFIGVLDIAGFEIFDFNSFEQLCINFTNEKLQQFFNHHMFVLEQEEYKKEGIEWEFIDFGMDLQACIDLIEKPMGIMSILEEECMFPKASDMTFKAKLFDNHLGKSANFGKPRNVKGKPEAHFSLVHYAGTVDYNIIGWLEKNKDPLNETVVGLYQKSALKLLANLFSNYAGADAGKGKGAKKKGSSFQTVSALHRENLNKLMANLKTTHPHFVRCIIPNERKEPGVMDNPLVMHQLRCNGVLEGIRICRKGFPNRILYGDFRQRYRILNPAAIPEGQFIDSRKGAEKLLGSIDIDHNQYKFGHTKVFFKAGLLGLLEEMRDERLSRIITRIQAQARGQLMRIEFKKILERRDSLLVIQWNIRAFMGVKNWPWMKLYFKIKPLLKSAETEKEMQNMKEEFGRLKEALEKSETRRKELEEKMVSMLQEKNDLQLQVQAEQDNLNDAEERCDQLIKNKIQLEAKVKELTERLEDEEEMNAELTARKRKLEDECSELKKDIDDLELTLAKVEKEKHATENKVKNLTEEMAGLDETIAKLTKEKKALQESHQQTLDDLQAEEDKVNTLTKAKLKMEQQVDDLEGSLEQEKKVRMDLERAKRKLEGDLKLTQENIMDLENDKQQLEEKLKKKEFEINQQNSKVEDEQALALQLQKKLKELQARIEELEEELEAERTGRAKVEKLRTDLSRELEEISERLEEAGGVTSVQIELNKKREAEFQKMRRDLEEATLQHEATAAALRKKHADSVAELSEQIDNLQRVKQKLEKEKSDLKLELDDLSSNMEQLIKAKVGMEKISRTMEDQAAEHRAKLEETQRVLNDTSTQRAKLQTENGELSRQLEEKEALVSQLTRGKQSYTQQMEDLKRQLEEEIKAKNALAHALQSARHDCDLLREQYEEETEAKAELQRSLSKANSEVAQWRTKYETDAIQRTEELEEAKKKLAQRLQEAEEAVEAVNAKCSSLEKTKHRLQNEIEDLMADVERSNAAAAALDKKQRNFDKILSEWKQKFEESQMELEASQKEARSLSTELFKLKNAYEESLEHLETFKRENKNLQEEISDLTEQLGGSHKTIHELEKVRKQLDAEKLELQAALEEAEASLEHEEGKILRAQLEFNQVKADYERKLAEKDEEMEQAKRNHLRVVDSLQTSLDAETRSRNEALRLKKKMEGDLNEMEIQLSHANRVAAEAQSHLKGAQAHLKDTQLQLDDVVRANEDLKENIAIVERRNNLLQSELEEMQAVVEQTERARKLAEQELIEASERVQLLHSQNTSLINQKKKMEADISQLQTEVEEAIQECRNAEEKAKKAITDAAMMAEELKKEQDTSAHLERMKKNMEQTIKDLQMRLDEAEQLALKGGKKQLQKLEARVRELENELEAEQKRNAESIKGLRKSERRVKELSYQTEEDRKNMVRLQDLVDKLQLKVKAYKRQAEEAEEQANTNLAKFRKAQHELDEAEERADIAESQVNKLRAKSRDIGAKGLNEE; this comes from the exons ATGGCGGACGCAGTGCTGGCAGCGCTGGGGGCGGCAGCCCCGTTCCTGCGGCCAGGGGAGCGGGAACGGCTGGCAGCGCAGACCAGACCCTTCGACCCCCGCAGCGAGTGCTTCGTCCCGCACCCCCGGGAGGAGTTCGTTCGGGGACGGGTGACGGGGCGGCAAGGAGGGGAGGCCACCGTCCAGActgagctgggagag ACGGTGACGGTGAAGGAAGCTGACATTCACCAGCAGAACCCCCCCAAATTTGACAAGATTGAGGACATGGCAATGCTGACCTTCCTCCATGAGCCTGCTGTCCTCTACAACCTCAAGGAGCGCTATGCCTCTTGGTTGATCTAT ACCTACTCGGGGCTCTTCTGTGTGACTGTCAACCCCTATAAGTGGTTGCCTGTCTACAATGCCGAGGTGGTGGCTGCCTACCGGGGAAAGAAGCGGAGTGAAGCTCCCCCCCACATCTTCTCCATCTCTGACAATGCCTACCAGAACATGCTAACAG ACCGAGAGAACCAGTCCATCCTCATCAC CGGAGAATCCGGGGCAGGGAAGACAGTCAACACCAAGAGGGTCATCCAATACTTTGCCAGCATTGCTGCCATTGGCGACCGCAAGAAGGAGGTGACCAATAGCAGCAAG GGCACCCTGGAGGACCAGATCATCCAGGCCAACCCTGCCTTGGAGGCCTTCGGCAATGCCAAGACCCTCCGCAATGACAACTCCTCCCGATTT GGGAAGTTCATCCGGATCCATTTTGGGGCCACAGGGAAGTTGGCATCAGCTGACATTGAGACCT ACCTCCTGGAGAAGTCCCGTgtcattttccagctgaaggCTGAGAGGAACTACCACATCTTTTACCAGATCCTTTCCAACAagaagccagagctgctgg AGATGCTTCTCATCACGAACAACCCCTATGACTACAGTTATGTCTCCCAAGGAGAGGTGACTGTGGCCTCCATCGATGACTCTGAAGAGCTGTTGGCAACTGAC AGCGCTTTTGATGTCCTGGGCTTCACAGCTGAGGAGAAGGCTGGTGTCTATAAGCTGACAGGTGCTATCATGCACTTTGGCAACATGAAGTTCAAACAGAAGCAACGGGAAGAGCAGGCAGAACCAGATGGTACTGAAG ATGCTGACAAGTCAGCCTACTTGATGGGGCTGAACTCAGCTGATCTTCTCAAGGGGTTGTGTCACCCCCGGGTAAAGGTGGGCAATGAGTATGTCACCAAGGGGCAGAATGTCCAGCAGGTGTACTACTCCATTGGGGCCTTGGCCAAGGCTGTATATGAGAAGATGTTCAACTGGATGGTGGTGAGGATCAACAACTCCCTGGACACCAAGCAGCCAAGGCAGTACTTCATCGGTGTGCTGGACATAGCTGGATTTGAGATCTTTGAT ttCAACAGCTTCGAGCAGCTCTGCATCAACTTCACCAAcgagaagctgcagcagtttttcaACCACCACATGTTTGTGCTAGAGCAAGAGGAATACAAGAAGGAGGGCATTGAGTGGGAGTTCATTGACTTTGGCATGGACCTCCAGGCCTGCATTGACCTCATTGAGAAG CCCATGGGGATCATGTCCATCCTGGAGGAGGAATGCATGTTTCCCAAAGCCTCAGACATGACCTTCAAGGCCAAGCTCTTTGATAATCACCTGGGCAAGTCGGCCAACTTTGGGAAGCCACGCAATGTCAAGGGGAAGCCAGAGGCCCATTTCTCTCTTGTCCACTATGCTGGCACAGTGGACTACAACATCATCGGGTGGCTGGAGAAGAACAAGGACCCCCTCAATGAGACAGTGGTTGGGCTCTACCAGAAATCAGCCCTGAAGCTCTTGGCCAATCTCTTCTCCAACTATGCTGGGGCAGATGCTG ggaaggggaaaggagctAAGAAGAAAGGTTCCTCCTTTCAGACTGTCTCAGCACTGCATCGG GAGAACCTCAACAAGCTGATGGCCAACCTCAAGACCACCCACCCTCATTTTGTCCGCTGCATCATCCCCAATGAGCGGAAGGAGCCAG GTGTGATGGATAATCCTCTGGTAATGCATCAGCTGCGCTGCAATGGGGTGTTAGAGGGCATCCGCATCTGCCGCAAGGGCTTCCCCAATCGCATCCTCTATGGGGACTTCCGACAGCG GTACCGCATCCTGaaccctgctgccatccctgagGGGCAGTTCATTGACAGCCGCAAGGGCGCTGAGAAGCTCCTGGGGTCCATTGATATTGACCACAACCAGTACAAATTTGGGCACACCAAG GTCTTCTtcaaggctgggctgctgggactTCTGGAGGAGATGCGGGATGAGCGCCTCTCCCGCATCATCACCCGCATCCAGGCCCAGGCCCGAGGGCAACTCATGCGCATTGAGTTCAAGAAGATCCTGGAGCGCCG GGACTCACTGCTGGTGATCCAGTGGAACATCAGAGCCTTCATGGGAGTGAAGAACTGGCCTTGGATGAAGCTCTACTTCAAGATCAAGCCCTTGTTGAAGAGTGCTGAGACAGAGAAGGAGATgcag AACATGAAGGAAGAGTTTGGACGGCTGAAGGAAGCCCTGGAGAAGTCGGAGACCCGGCGtaaggagctggaggagaagatGGTCTCCATGCTGCAGGAGAAGAATGACCTTCAGCTCCAAGTGCAGGCT GAGCAGGACAACCTCAATGATGCTGAGGAGCGCTGTGACCAGCTGATCAAGAACAAGATCCAGCTGGAGGCCAAGGTGAAGGAGCTGACAGAGCGActggaggatgaggaagagatGAATGCAGAGCTGACAGCTAGGAAGAGGAAGCTGGAGGATGAGTGTTCGGAGCTGAAAAAAGATATTGATGATTTAGAGCTGACTCTGGCCAAGGTGGAGAAGGAGAAACATGCCACTGAGAACAAG GTCAAGAACCTCACAGAGGAGATGGCTGGGCTGGATGAAACCATTGCAAAGctaacaaaggaaaagaaggctCTGCAAGAATCTCACCAGCAGACGCTGGATgacctgcaggcagaggaagacAAAGTCAACACCCTGACAAAGGCCAAACTCAAGATGGAACAGCAAGTGGATGAC CTTGAAGGCTCCCTGGAACAGGAGAAGAAGGTCCGGATGGACCTGGAACGGGCCAAAAGGAAGCTGGAAGGTGACTTGAAGCTGACCCAGGAGAATATCATGGACCTAGAGAAtgacaagcagcagctggaggagaagctcAAGAA GAAAGAGTTTGAGATCAACCAGCAGAACAGCAAGGTTGAGGACGAGCAGGCTctggctctccagctccagaAGAAGCTGAAAGAGCTGCAG GCACGGattgaggagctggaggaggagctggaggcagagcgGACAGGCAGAGCCAAGGTGGAGAAGCTGCGCACAGACCTGTCAcgggagctggaggagatcaGTGAGCGGCTGGAGGAGGCGGGTGGTGTCACTTCAGTGCAGATCGAGCTCAACAAGAAGCGTGAGGCAGAGTTCCAGAAGATGCGGCGGGACCTGGAGGAGGCCACGCTGCAGCACGAGGCCACGGCTGCTGCGCTGCGCAAGAAGCACGCCGACAGCGTGGCCGAGCTCAGCGAGCAGATTGACAACTTACAGCGCGTCAagcagaagctggagaaggagaagagcgACCTCAAGCTGGAGCTGGATGATCTCAGCTCTAACATGGAGCAACTGATAAAGGCCAAG GTGGGCATGGAGAAGATCTCTCGCACCATGGAGGACCAGGCAGCTGAACACCGGGCCAAGCTGGAAGAGACACAAAGAGTCCTCAATGACACCAGCACCCAACGGGCCAAGCTCCAGACTGAGAATG GAGAGCTGTCTCGCcagctggaggaaaaggaggcCCTTGTCTCTCAATTAACTAGGGGCAAGCAGTCATACACCCAGCAGATGGAGGACTTGaagaggcagctggaggaggagataAAG gccAAGAATGCACTGGCCCATGCCCTCCAGTCAGCCCGGCACGACTGCGACCTTCTGAGGGAGCAGTATGAGGAGGAGACAGAGGCCAAGGCTGAGCTCCAGCGCTCACTCTCCAAGGCCAACTCTGAGGTGGCACAGTGGAGGACCAAGTATGAGACAGATGCCATCCAGCGCACTGAGGAACTGGAGGAAGCCAA GAAGAAGCTGGCCCAGcggctgcaggaggctgaggaggcAGTGGAGGCAGTCAATGCCAAGTGTTCCTCCCTGGAGAAGACCAAGCACCGTCTGCAAAATGAGATTGAGGATCTGATGGCAGATGTGGAGCGatcaaatgcagcagcagctgctttggacAAGAAGCAGAGAAACTTTGATAAG ATCTTGTCTGAGTGGAAGCAGAAGTTTGAAGAGTCACAGATGGAGCTGGAGGCATCGCAGAAAGAGGCCAGGTCACTCAGCACCGAGCTCTTCAAGCTTAAGAATGCCTATGAGGAGTCGCTTGAGCACCTGGAGACCTTCAAAAGGGAGAACAAGAATCTCCAAG AGGAGATCTCGGACCTGACGGAGCAGCTGGGTGGCAGCCATAAGACCATCCATGAATTGGAGAAGGTCCGGAAGCAGCTGGATGCTGAGAAACTGGAGCTCCAAGCTGCATTGGAAGAGGCTGAG GCTTCTCTGGAGCATGAGGAGGGAAAGATCCTGAGGGCCCAACTGGAGTTCAACCAGGTCAAGGCAGACTATGAGCGCAAGCTGGCCGAGAAGGatgaggagatggagcaggCCAAGCGCAACCACCTGCGGGTGGTGGACTCACTGCAGACCTCTCTGGATGCTGAGACCCGGAGCCGCAACGAGGCCCTGAGGCTGAAGAAGAAGATGGAGGGTGACCTCAATGAGATGGAGATTCAGCTCAGCCATGCCAACCGCGTGGCTGCTGAAGCTCAGTCCCACCTGAAAGGAGCCCAGGCTCACCTCAAG GATACCCAACTGCAGCTGGATGATGTAGTAAGAGCCAATGAAGACCTGAAGGAGAATATTGCCATCGTGGAGAGGAGAAACAACCTCCTCCAgtcagagctggaggagatgcAGGCAGTGGTGGAACAGACTGAGAGGGCCCGCAAGTTGGCCGAGCAGGAGCTGATTGAGGCCAGCGAGAGGGTCCAGCTTCTCCACTCACAG AACACCAGCCTCATCAACCAGAAGAAGAAGATGGAGGCCGACATATCCCAGCTGCAGACAGAGGTGGAAGAAGCCATCCAGGAGTGCAGGAATGCTGAGGAGAAGGCCAAGAAAGCCATCACTGAT GCGGCCATGatggcagaggagctgaagaAGGAGCAGGACACCAGCGCCCATCTGGAGCGGATGAAGAAGAACATGGAGCAGACCATCAAGGACCTGCAGATGAGGCTGGATGAGGCTGAGCAGCTGGCCCTCAAAGGGGGcaagaagcagctgcagaagctggAGGCTCGTGTGCGGGAGCTGGAGAATGAGCTGGAGGCTGAGCAGAAGCGCAATGCTGAGAGCATTAAGGGTCTCCGCAAGTCCGAGCGCCGTGTCAAGGAACTCAGCTACCAG ACAGAGGAAGATCGGAAAAATATGGTCCGGCTCCAAGACCTCGTGGACAAGCTCCAGCTGAAGGTCAAGGCCTACAAGCGACAGGCAGAAGAGGCG GAGGAACAGGCCAACACCAACCTGGCCAAGTTCCGCAAGGCGCAGCACGAGCTGGATGAGGCAGAGGAGCGTGCCGACATTGCTGAGTCCCAGGTCAACAAGCTGCGGGCCAAGAGCCGCGACATTGGAGCCAAG GGACTCAATGAAGAGTGA